In Penaeus chinensis breed Huanghai No. 1 chromosome 2, ASM1920278v2, whole genome shotgun sequence, the following proteins share a genomic window:
- the LOC125035346 gene encoding neural Wiskott-Aldrich syndrome protein-like isoform X1 translates to MDKIVFPWDKLFHNEIPECPRVSCSSLSDDDTVYNESRRTSRPSECDEECVKWSRRIRLKKSAKDRVKEAPRTDQGVTMAGQTRAPSHRPSNTLSEEENQAVFKMLGPRCLSQATAVVQMYGTEPPHHNSWHKLHCGVATFTKDNIRKSFFIQVYDYAAGQRVFEQEIYREFSYHDSRPHFHQFESYEKMIGLNFADETDSKNFHAAVSNLLLNRKRKREERMRQGMQKHQQQLRSVENQPTMTTARSQETVHQPSNITNNKAMLQREPKERRKFNLNIRGKEKKKNLRKAMIGGPTNFKHLSHAGFDQDNKLNVFSDQKFDDELMDLFLAVGLKKQQMEDPETRKFVYDFIIQSGGLEEAKRENQRYSTRRHVEDWQSSAQHRPLPPVPPLAPAPPPPIPSSSTPPPPPPLATLPPSPSPPTSFPPPPPPLKQSAASPPWQSRPLPPLPPVRQDYGGRSPGSRIHVGMAPSPPPPVSSMTSAPPPPPPSGPAPPPPPPPPPPPPISASSAAPPPPPPPPPSGGLSSSANPRSALLQQIQGGKNLRKVDRNAAPAPAPDSRGQLLEDIKSGVKLRKVEAAEAKETDPNEPVGLTGMALDLHRALQERSNFIALSDSEESLGDDDDDEWDEDD, encoded by the exons ATGGATAAGATTGTTTTTCCCTGGGATAAACTTTTCCATAATGAAATACCTGAGTGCCCTAGGGTCTCCTGTTCGAGCCTGAGTGATGATGATACAGTGTATAATGAATCAAGAAG AACGAGTCGGCCCTCTGAGTGCGACGAGGAGTGCGTCAAATGGTCGAGGAGAATTCGCCTCAAGAAGAGCGCTAAGGACAGGGTCAAGGAAGCCCCCCGGACGGACCAGGGCGTCACCATGGCGGGCCAGACGAGGGCGCCGTCGCACAGGCCGTCCAACACTCTGAGCGAGGAAGAGAATCAGGCGGTCTTCAAGATGCTCGGCCCGCGGTGTCTG TCACAAGCAACGGCTGTGGTGCAGATGTACGGGACGGAACCCCCTCACCACAACAGCTGGCACAAGTTGCACTGCGGTGTGGCCACCTTCACCAAAGACAACATCCGCAAGTCTTTCTTCATCCAg GTTTACGACTACGCTGCAGGACAAAGGGTCTTCGAGCAGGAAATCTACAGGGAATTTTCCTATCACGACTCTCGACCTCATTTCCATCAGTTCGAATCTTAC gagAAGATGATCGGCCTCAACTTCGCAGACGAAACGGACTCGAAGAATTTCCACGCTGCTGTCAGTAACCTGCTGTTGAAtcgcaagaggaagagagaag AGCGCATGCGGCAAGGGATGCAGAAACACCAGCAGCAATTGAGGTCTGTGGAGAACCAGCCGACCATGACGACGGCAAGATCTCAGGAGACGGTCCACCAGCCATCCAATATCACCAATAACAAAGCGATGTTGCAGAGAGAAcctaaagagaggaggaagttcAACTTGAACAtaagaggcaaagagaagaagaagaatttgag GAAAGCCATGATCGGAGGACCCACTAACTTCAAGCACCTTAGCCACGCTGGTTTCGACCAGGACAATAAGCTCAATGTGTTCTCTGACCAGAAGTTTGACGATGAACTCATGGATTTATTTTTAGCT GTCGGCCTGAAAAAGCAGCAGATGGAGGACCCGGAGACGCGGAAGTTCGTCTACGATTTCATCATTCAGTCCGGCGGACTCGAAGAGGCCAAGCGGGAGAACCAGAGGTACTCCACCCGCCGCCACGTCGAGGACTGGCAAAGCAGCGCCCAACACAGGCCACTTCCTCCAGTGCCTCCTCTGGCACCCGCTCCTCCACCACCCATTCCTTCATCAtccactccaccaccaccaccaccactggcAACCCTTCCACCGTCTCCTTCACCACCTACATCAttccctccaccgcctccaccacTAAAGCAGTCAGCAGCTTCGCCACCATGGCAGTCaaggcctctccctcctcttccgcctgTAAGACAAG ATTACGGAGGTCGCAGTCCAGGTTCTCGGATCCACGTAGGCATGGCTCCTTCACCGCCACCCCCAGTTTCGTCTATGACTTCggcaccacctccaccaccaccttctgggcctgctcctccccctccccctcccccaccgccgcCTCCACCGATCTCCGCGAGCTCCGCGGCTcctcccccaccgccccctcctccgccttccggCGGGCTCTCCTCCTCTGCTAACCCTCGCTCAGCTCTCCTGCAACAGATACAGGGAGGCAAGAACCTCAGG AAAGTAGACAGGAATGCTGCCCCCGCCCCCGCGCCTGACAGCCGCGGCCAGCTCTTAGAAGACATCAAGTCGGGCGTGAAGCTGCGCAAG GTGGAGGCCGCTGAAGCGAAGGAGACGGACCCCAACGAGCCAGTGGGACTCACAGGGATGGCCCTGGACCTCCACCGCGCGCTGCAGGAGAGGTCCAACTTCATCGCCCTCTCAGACTCTGAGGAATCCTtaggcgacgacgacgacgacgagtgGGATGAGGACGACTGA
- the LOC125035346 gene encoding neural Wiskott-Aldrich syndrome protein-like isoform X2, which translates to MAGQTRAPSHRPSNTLSEEENQAVFKMLGPRCLSQATAVVQMYGTEPPHHNSWHKLHCGVATFTKDNIRKSFFIQVYDYAAGQRVFEQEIYREFSYHDSRPHFHQFESYEKMIGLNFADETDSKNFHAAVSNLLLNRKRKREERMRQGMQKHQQQLRSVENQPTMTTARSQETVHQPSNITNNKAMLQREPKERRKFNLNIRGKEKKKNLRKAMIGGPTNFKHLSHAGFDQDNKLNVFSDQKFDDELMDLFLAVGLKKQQMEDPETRKFVYDFIIQSGGLEEAKRENQRYSTRRHVEDWQSSAQHRPLPPVPPLAPAPPPPIPSSSTPPPPPPLATLPPSPSPPTSFPPPPPPLKQSAASPPWQSRPLPPLPPVRQDYGGRSPGSRIHVGMAPSPPPPVSSMTSAPPPPPPSGPAPPPPPPPPPPPPISASSAAPPPPPPPPPSGGLSSSANPRSALLQQIQGGKNLRKVDRNAAPAPAPDSRGQLLEDIKSGVKLRKVEAAEAKETDPNEPVGLTGMALDLHRALQERSNFIALSDSEESLGDDDDDEWDEDD; encoded by the exons ATGGCGGGCCAGACGAGGGCGCCGTCGCACAGGCCGTCCAACACTCTGAGCGAGGAAGAGAATCAGGCGGTCTTCAAGATGCTCGGCCCGCGGTGTCTG TCACAAGCAACGGCTGTGGTGCAGATGTACGGGACGGAACCCCCTCACCACAACAGCTGGCACAAGTTGCACTGCGGTGTGGCCACCTTCACCAAAGACAACATCCGCAAGTCTTTCTTCATCCAg GTTTACGACTACGCTGCAGGACAAAGGGTCTTCGAGCAGGAAATCTACAGGGAATTTTCCTATCACGACTCTCGACCTCATTTCCATCAGTTCGAATCTTAC gagAAGATGATCGGCCTCAACTTCGCAGACGAAACGGACTCGAAGAATTTCCACGCTGCTGTCAGTAACCTGCTGTTGAAtcgcaagaggaagagagaag AGCGCATGCGGCAAGGGATGCAGAAACACCAGCAGCAATTGAGGTCTGTGGAGAACCAGCCGACCATGACGACGGCAAGATCTCAGGAGACGGTCCACCAGCCATCCAATATCACCAATAACAAAGCGATGTTGCAGAGAGAAcctaaagagaggaggaagttcAACTTGAACAtaagaggcaaagagaagaagaagaatttgag GAAAGCCATGATCGGAGGACCCACTAACTTCAAGCACCTTAGCCACGCTGGTTTCGACCAGGACAATAAGCTCAATGTGTTCTCTGACCAGAAGTTTGACGATGAACTCATGGATTTATTTTTAGCT GTCGGCCTGAAAAAGCAGCAGATGGAGGACCCGGAGACGCGGAAGTTCGTCTACGATTTCATCATTCAGTCCGGCGGACTCGAAGAGGCCAAGCGGGAGAACCAGAGGTACTCCACCCGCCGCCACGTCGAGGACTGGCAAAGCAGCGCCCAACACAGGCCACTTCCTCCAGTGCCTCCTCTGGCACCCGCTCCTCCACCACCCATTCCTTCATCAtccactccaccaccaccaccaccactggcAACCCTTCCACCGTCTCCTTCACCACCTACATCAttccctccaccgcctccaccacTAAAGCAGTCAGCAGCTTCGCCACCATGGCAGTCaaggcctctccctcctcttccgcctgTAAGACAAG ATTACGGAGGTCGCAGTCCAGGTTCTCGGATCCACGTAGGCATGGCTCCTTCACCGCCACCCCCAGTTTCGTCTATGACTTCggcaccacctccaccaccaccttctgggcctgctcctccccctccccctcccccaccgccgcCTCCACCGATCTCCGCGAGCTCCGCGGCTcctcccccaccgccccctcctccgccttccggCGGGCTCTCCTCCTCTGCTAACCCTCGCTCAGCTCTCCTGCAACAGATACAGGGAGGCAAGAACCTCAGG AAAGTAGACAGGAATGCTGCCCCCGCCCCCGCGCCTGACAGCCGCGGCCAGCTCTTAGAAGACATCAAGTCGGGCGTGAAGCTGCGCAAG GTGGAGGCCGCTGAAGCGAAGGAGACGGACCCCAACGAGCCAGTGGGACTCACAGGGATGGCCCTGGACCTCCACCGCGCGCTGCAGGAGAGGTCCAACTTCATCGCCCTCTCAGACTCTGAGGAATCCTtaggcgacgacgacgacgacgagtgGGATGAGGACGACTGA